A window of Kribbella voronezhensis genomic DNA:
GCCCAACTGAGCCGGGCCGCCTGACCGCAGAAGCCCGGACCAGTGAAGGTCTGCCGGGACCATGACTCGGACCGCCAGCGCTCATCGATCGCCTCTTGGCCTGCCTTCTGTCGACCTCCGACCGACAGAGGGACGGCCGGGCTCGGCTGATGAGCGTCGGCGGTCCGCTTCCGCTGTCTTGTCAGCCGAAGTGGGCGCCGGGCTTGCGGTAGCCGCGGAGGAGGTCGCGGGAGATGATCAGCCGCTGCATCTCGTCGGTGCCTTCGAAGATCCGCCAGAGCCGGACCTCGCGGAACCACCGCTCGATCGGCAACTCCTTGGTGTAGCCCATCCCGCCATGGATCTGCAGCACCCGGTCCGCCACCCGGTTCACGGTGTTGGTGCCGTAGAGCTTGGCGATCGCGCTGTCGTGCTGGGGATGGCGCCCCTGGTCGACCGTCCACGCGGCGTACAGGACGAGCCAGCGAGCCGCCTCGAGTTCGACCTCGGAGTCGGCGATCATCCACTGGATCGCCTGGTTGTCGCCGATCGCGCTGCCGAAGGTCTGCCGGGTGGTCGCGTGCTCGATCGCCAACTGCAACAGGCGTTCGCAGGCGCCGATCCCACGTGCCGGGATGATGAACCGGCCCTTCATGATCCAGCGCATCGCCAGTTCGTACCCCTGTCCGACCTCGCCGAGCACATGGTCGCCAGGGACCCGCACGTCGTCGAAGTTCAGCGTCGCCGGGACGGCCTGGCCCATCGTGACGATCGGGTCGGAGGTCCAGCCGCGGTCCCGATCGACCAGGAACGCCGTGAAGCCGCCCTTCGACCCCTTGTCGGCATCCGTGACCGCGATGACGATCGCGAAGTCGGCCTCGTTCCCGCCGGTGATGAAGGTCTTCTCGCCCCGGATCACCCAGTCGTCGCCGTCACGGCGGGCCGTCGTACGGATGGCGCGGGTGTCCGAGCCGGCACCCGGTTCGGTGATCGCGAAACAGGACTTCCGCTCACCGGAGATCGTCGGCAGCAGGTACTCCTTGCGCTGCTCCTCGTTGCTCTCGAAGAGGATGTTGTCCGCCTCGCCGCCGAACGAGAACGGCACGAACGTCCGGCCCAGCTCGCTGGTGATCAGCGCCTGGTCGACGGCCGACAGGTCCATCCCGCCGTACTCCTCGGGCGTACTCAATCCCCAGAATCCGAACGACTTCGCCTTCAGCCGCAGATCCCGGATCTGCTCGGGTTCGACACCCGGCAGCCCCTCCCGCTCGCGCCGGAGCACCTCGTTCTCCAGCGGCATCAGCTCGCGGCGGACGAACTCCCGCGTCGTCTCCCGAATCGCCTGCTGTTCCTCACTGAGCGAGAAGTCGACCATCAGCGCTCCAAACAGTTGGGTACCAGTCACCCTAGGCCGATTTACTCTTCGGTACATGCTCCTGGAGATTCGCGGGACCCGCCTGTACGTCGACCGTCGCGGCACCACCGGTTCGCCGCCGTTGCTGTTCCTGCACGGCGGACCGGGCTCCGGCTCGTACGACTTCCTGTCCTTCCAGGGCGACCGGTTGGCCGCGAAGCTGGACCTGGTCGCCGTCGACCAACGCGGGGTCCAGCACTCCGATCCGCTCGAAGGGCCGGTTACCGAGGACGACCTGATCGCAGATTTCGAGGCACTCCGGTCAGCCCTCGGCATCGAGCGGTGGTCGATCCTGGGTCACTCGTACGGCGGCCGGCTGGCGCTGCGGTACGCGGCGACGCATCCCGAAACAGTCAGCAAGGTGATCTTCGAGAATCCGCCGTGGGACATGGTGCTGGCCACCAGGACGCTGGTCCTCGGTGCCCTTCCGCTGCTGCGGGAACTCGGGCTGGACGACGGCGTGGACGACCTGCTCGCGTACGACGGCCCGGCGACGGCTGAGATGTGGGACCAGCGCATCGGCGTACTGCAGCGGCTCGGCGACCGCC
This region includes:
- a CDS encoding alpha/beta fold hydrolase — translated: MLLEIRGTRLYVDRRGTTGSPPLLFLHGGPGSGSYDFLSFQGDRLAAKLDLVAVDQRGVQHSDPLEGPVTEDDLIADFEALRSALGIERWSILGHSYGGRLALRYAATHPETVSKVIFENPPWDMVLATRTLVLGALPLLRELGLDDGVDDLLAYDGPATAEMWDQRIGVLQRLGDRRMELYLSPDARDLVLPADDLPAEIQSRAGRFATEITRTPGFSESLLPYLERLTQPALLIKGELDPVTSPEEIALFQSKVPNGTYRNFKGVGHFVHGEVPAEYAELVTSFVAG
- a CDS encoding acyl-CoA dehydrogenase family protein, which translates into the protein MVDFSLSEEQQAIRETTREFVRRELMPLENEVLRREREGLPGVEPEQIRDLRLKAKSFGFWGLSTPEEYGGMDLSAVDQALITSELGRTFVPFSFGGEADNILFESNEEQRKEYLLPTISGERKSCFAITEPGAGSDTRAIRTTARRDGDDWVIRGEKTFITGGNEADFAIVIAVTDADKGSKGGFTAFLVDRDRGWTSDPIVTMGQAVPATLNFDDVRVPGDHVLGEVGQGYELAMRWIMKGRFIIPARGIGACERLLQLAIEHATTRQTFGSAIGDNQAIQWMIADSEVELEAARWLVLYAAWTVDQGRHPQHDSAIAKLYGTNTVNRVADRVLQIHGGMGYTKELPIERWFREVRLWRIFEGTDEMQRLIISRDLLRGYRKPGAHFG